The Candidatus Rubrimentiphilum sp. genome includes a window with the following:
- a CDS encoding M48 family metalloprotease: MMKRFFGAVTAAALALACFAPAVADTAQDQQTELQIGQQVYQQLQQKGEIVTNSPYYAVLTPIANRIKRVADQQYFTPFHFIIVNETSPNAFAVPGGNVYVTTAMMRFVKNKEELAGVLCHETSHDIHHDVLNLYQKDQRLSLYGTIAELLLGRGANGIANTVINLAANLEATHFSRQVEEAADQKGAITCAQAGLTPYGLIWLMQAFQNMNVSNPPEIISDHPSDAHRIGALQDEFARDPGTFSKFNPQIACGTPLSYSGLYDQYKGGCGIPRRQTGSSVTATRSGITHITPVSATKKSKCPAGWKFC, from the coding sequence ACACGGCGCAAGACCAGCAGACCGAACTCCAAATCGGCCAGCAAGTCTACCAGCAGCTCCAACAGAAGGGCGAGATCGTCACGAACTCGCCGTATTACGCCGTCCTCACGCCAATCGCCAACCGTATCAAGCGCGTTGCCGACCAGCAGTACTTCACGCCATTTCATTTTATTATCGTCAACGAAACCTCGCCGAACGCGTTCGCAGTCCCGGGCGGCAACGTCTACGTCACCACCGCGATGATGCGGTTCGTCAAGAACAAGGAAGAGCTGGCGGGCGTTCTGTGCCACGAAACGTCGCACGACATCCATCATGACGTCTTGAATCTCTATCAAAAAGATCAGCGCCTGAGCCTCTATGGCACCATCGCCGAACTGCTCTTGGGCCGCGGCGCCAACGGAATCGCAAACACCGTCATTAATTTAGCCGCTAACCTCGAAGCGACGCATTTCTCGCGCCAAGTCGAGGAGGCAGCCGATCAGAAAGGCGCAATCACGTGCGCCCAAGCCGGGCTGACGCCCTATGGCTTGATTTGGCTCATGCAGGCGTTTCAGAACATGAATGTGTCGAACCCGCCTGAGATCATCTCCGATCATCCCAGCGATGCGCACCGCATTGGGGCGCTGCAGGACGAATTCGCCAGAGACCCTGGGACGTTCTCAAAGTTTAACCCGCAGATCGCGTGCGGCACGCCGCTGAGCTACAGCGGTCTATACGATCAATACAAGGGCGGTTGCGGAATCCCGCGCAGGCAGACCGGCTCATCCGTTACGGCTACGCGCTCGGGCATAACGCACATCACTCCGGTGAGCGCGACGAAGAAATCTAAGTGCCCGGCCGGCTGGAAATTCTGCTAG
- a CDS encoding TPM domain-containing protein has translation MIAAVVLAAALTAPPRPTEYVTDNAGALSSSTVQKLDTELNHYEDVTGHRVIVWIGQTTGDVPLENWTVNASQTWKIGRKGKDDGAVLFLFMQDRKIRIEVGYGLEGSLTDADSSRIINETIRPAMRAGNPDAAVQAGVDRMLLTITPSFKDQIGHPVATPATSSDETRSIVGSLIIFLFIFGLLIFLARVRAGKRPRGSSGLWFLGTGIGSGSSGGGGFGGGLGGGGFGGGFGGGGASGGW, from the coding sequence ATGATTGCCGCCGTCGTGCTGGCCGCCGCGCTCACCGCTCCGCCGCGCCCCACCGAGTATGTCACCGATAACGCCGGCGCGCTCTCGTCGTCGACAGTCCAGAAACTCGACACTGAACTCAATCATTACGAGGACGTTACCGGCCATCGCGTGATCGTGTGGATCGGTCAGACGACCGGTGATGTTCCGCTTGAAAACTGGACCGTAAACGCTTCCCAAACGTGGAAGATCGGCCGCAAGGGCAAGGACGACGGCGCTGTCCTGTTCCTGTTCATGCAGGATCGCAAGATCAGAATTGAAGTCGGCTACGGCTTGGAAGGCTCGTTAACCGACGCCGACTCCAGCCGCATCATCAACGAAACGATCCGTCCGGCGATGCGCGCCGGCAATCCGGACGCTGCGGTGCAGGCCGGCGTCGACCGCATGCTCCTCACGATTACGCCGTCGTTCAAAGATCAAATCGGTCATCCGGTGGCGACGCCGGCTACGAGCAGCGATGAGACGCGCAGCATCGTCGGCTCGCTGATCATCTTTCTCTTTATCTTCGGGTTATTGATCTTTCTGGCGCGAGTACGAGCGGGTAAACGCCCGCGCGGCAGCTCGGGCCTGTGGTTCCTGGGAACCGGCATCGGCAGTGGGAGCAGCGGGGGCGGCGGTTTCGGTGGCGGTCTAGGCGGCGGCGGATTCGGCGGAGGCTTTGGCGGGGGCGGCGCTTCCGGCGGCTGGTAG
- a CDS encoding TPM domain-containing protein, translating into MKEIDGDRIRAAIDAAEQGTTGRVAVRIVPHDTPDALESAREHLHQADLHRHTHRNAVIFLVAPKSRRFAVYGDDAIHKRVGDAFWEELVAGMTPHFKQGDMTAALVHGIKRVGDQFQAHFPKENAR; encoded by the coding sequence ATGAAAGAGATCGACGGCGATCGCATCCGGGCGGCGATTGACGCGGCGGAGCAAGGTACGACGGGACGCGTCGCGGTCCGGATAGTTCCGCACGACACTCCCGACGCGCTGGAATCCGCGCGCGAGCATTTACACCAAGCCGACCTGCACCGTCACACGCACCGCAACGCCGTGATCTTCCTGGTGGCGCCGAAGTCGCGACGCTTTGCCGTATATGGCGACGATGCTATCCACAAGCGTGTCGGGGACGCGTTCTGGGAAGAGCTCGTCGCCGGCATGACGCCCCATTTTAAGCAAGGCGACATGACCGCCGCACTGGTGCACGGCATCAAACGTGTCGGCGACCAATTCCAGGCACATTTTCCGAAGGAGAACGCGCGATGA
- a CDS encoding LemA family protein, which translates to MGQVQERPRSYGIWIVLAIVVIIAIAIGATYNSLVTLDQAVQAQWAQVENQYQRRADLVPNLVATVKGVANFEKSTYIAVTQARASVGQLSPQVIQNAANDPNAMAQFQKAQNNLGSALSRLLVTVENYPDLKANENFLTLQSQLEGTENRISVERRRYNELAQEFNTKRNTFPTAMIAGIFGSRFASKAYFQAQPGSQTAPKVTF; encoded by the coding sequence ATGGGACAAGTTCAGGAACGCCCCCGTTCCTACGGCATCTGGATCGTGCTGGCGATCGTCGTTATCATCGCCATCGCCATCGGCGCGACCTATAACAGTTTGGTGACACTCGACCAGGCGGTTCAGGCGCAGTGGGCGCAAGTTGAAAACCAGTATCAGCGCCGCGCCGACCTCGTGCCCAACTTGGTGGCTACGGTCAAGGGCGTTGCGAACTTCGAGAAAAGCACCTACATCGCCGTTACGCAAGCTCGCGCGAGCGTCGGGCAGCTCTCGCCGCAAGTGATTCAGAACGCGGCCAACGATCCCAATGCGATGGCGCAGTTCCAAAAGGCGCAGAATAATCTTGGTTCGGCGCTTTCGCGGCTGCTGGTGACGGTGGAGAATTACCCCGATCTGAAAGCGAACGAGAATTTCCTGACCTTGCAGTCGCAGCTCGAAGGAACCGAAAACCGAATCTCAGTCGAGCGGCGCCGCTACAACGAATTGGCGCAGGAGTTTAACACCAAGCGCAACACATTCCCGACCGCCATGATCGCGGGCATCTTTGGATCGCGCTTCGCCAGCAAGGCATACTTCCAAGCCCAGCCGGGATCCCAGACTGCGCCCAAAGTCACGTTCTAA
- a CDS encoding cupin domain-containing protein encodes MRAAAAQLFAIVFAAAATGFALASNGPAIVISGQERWIAGTGLMKGTQVAALAGNLTQPGLFILRMKMPAGTKYGPHYHYDTENLTVISGTLWVGVGNNIDKSTMTALPAGSFVQVPAGLHHYVTTNAMTVIDVTAVGPQKMILVGKPGGSVSASAAPKIVMSGHEHWTAGTGVMKGNQVAVLAGNPAKPGLFIVRVKLPAGTVFRPHYHIQTEDLTVVSGTLWSGLGDRVNAANMTALPAGSFMSIPAMLHHYVMAKGPTVIELTAMGPLSVIEVKP; translated from the coding sequence ATGCGCGCTGCTGCGGCACAACTGTTCGCTATCGTCTTTGCCGCTGCAGCAACCGGCTTCGCTTTGGCGTCCAACGGTCCGGCGATCGTCATTTCCGGCCAGGAGCGCTGGATTGCCGGAACGGGCCTCATGAAAGGGACGCAAGTAGCCGCGCTGGCAGGTAACCTCACACAGCCCGGCCTCTTCATCCTCCGTATGAAGATGCCGGCGGGAACAAAATACGGCCCGCACTACCACTACGATACCGAGAACCTGACCGTCATTTCCGGAACGTTGTGGGTCGGCGTCGGCAACAACATTGACAAGTCAACGATGACCGCGCTTCCGGCCGGCTCATTCGTACAAGTTCCCGCCGGACTTCATCATTATGTGACGACAAATGCGATGACGGTTATTGACGTCACCGCCGTTGGTCCGCAGAAAATGATCTTAGTCGGGAAACCTGGAGGGTCAGTGTCGGCCTCGGCGGCTCCGAAGATCGTCATGTCCGGCCACGAGCATTGGACAGCCGGGACAGGCGTGATGAAAGGCAACCAAGTCGCTGTGCTCGCGGGTAATCCCGCCAAACCAGGGCTCTTCATCGTGCGTGTGAAGTTGCCGGCCGGAACCGTGTTCCGTCCGCATTATCACATCCAGACCGAAGATCTGACGGTCGTTTCGGGGACGCTGTGGTCCGGCCTCGGCGACAGAGTGAACGCAGCGAACATGACGGCGCTTCCGGCAGGTTCGTTCATGTCGATCCCGGCAATGCTTCACCATTATGTGATGGCCAAAGGGCCCACGGTCATCGAACTTACCGCAATGGGTCCGCTCTCAGTTATTGAGGTCAAACCTTAG
- a CDS encoding cupin domain-containing protein — protein MRKYFPVALAALFTAVLAGFALAASMTPTVVVSGQEHWTAGSGMLKGVQVAVLAGNPSKSGLYIVRLKLPAGTVFPVHYHNETEDVSVVSGTLWVGVGDKVNAAATRPLTAGSFVQIPAKLHHYAITKTVTVIDRIGMGPASMIAVKT, from the coding sequence ATGCGTAAATACTTCCCCGTCGCGCTCGCCGCTCTATTCACCGCAGTGCTGGCGGGCTTTGCTTTAGCGGCATCCATGACGCCGACGGTCGTTGTGTCCGGTCAGGAGCATTGGACCGCCGGAAGCGGTATGCTGAAAGGCGTGCAAGTCGCCGTGTTGGCGGGCAATCCGAGCAAGAGCGGGCTGTACATCGTTCGCCTCAAGCTGCCCGCGGGCACCGTCTTCCCGGTGCATTACCATAACGAGACCGAAGATGTCAGCGTCGTATCCGGAACGCTTTGGGTCGGAGTTGGCGATAAGGTGAATGCAGCTGCAACGAGACCGTTGACGGCGGGATCGTTTGTGCAAATTCCCGCCAAACTGCATCATTACGCGATAACGAAAACGGTAACCGTGATCGACCGCATCGGCATGGGCCCAGCCTCGATGATCGCGGTCAAAACTTAA
- the rplL gene encoding 50S ribosomal protein L7/L12, whose product MAVAEIIETIDKLTVLELADLVKQLEEKYGVSAAAPVAMVAAGGAGAAAAPAAEKTEFDVILSEAGPEKIKVIKAVRELTSLGLTEAKTFVESAPKPVKEGVTKDEAEAVKKKLEEAGAKVEIK is encoded by the coding sequence ATGGCAGTTGCCGAAATCATCGAAACTATCGATAAACTCACCGTGCTCGAGCTCGCGGATCTTGTAAAACAGCTCGAAGAGAAGTATGGCGTGTCGGCTGCAGCTCCGGTCGCAATGGTTGCGGCAGGCGGCGCGGGCGCCGCGGCTGCTCCTGCTGCGGAGAAGACGGAATTCGACGTCATTCTTTCCGAGGCCGGACCGGAAAAGATCAAAGTCATCAAAGCCGTGCGCGAGCTCACGAGCCTCGGGCTGACGGAAGCCAAAACGTTTGTCGAAAGCGCGCCCAAACCGGTGAAGGAAGGCGTGACCAAAGACGAAGCCGAGGCCGTCAAGAAGAAGCTCGAAGAGGCCGGCGCCAAAGTCGAAATCAAGTAG
- the rplJ gene encoding 50S ribosomal protein L10, translated as MPTAKKEAKIAELQRKLSGSTNLFLTDYTGLTVEQITRLRGELRKDGSTYAVVKNSLFSIAAADLAKQLEQFLAGPTGVVFAGSDPVAPAKALKHFSDDVKTVSIKAAYIEGRIVDAKEVMVLASLPSKQELVARLVGSLASPLRGLVTVLSGNQSGLVRVLNAIREQKAAAGSNA; from the coding sequence ATGCCGACAGCGAAAAAAGAAGCGAAGATTGCCGAACTGCAGAGGAAGCTCTCCGGTTCGACCAACTTGTTCCTCACCGACTACACGGGCCTGACCGTCGAGCAGATCACGCGTCTGCGCGGCGAGCTGCGCAAGGACGGCAGCACGTACGCCGTCGTGAAGAACTCGCTGTTCTCGATCGCCGCCGCCGATCTCGCCAAGCAACTCGAGCAGTTTCTGGCCGGACCGACCGGCGTCGTGTTTGCGGGTAGCGACCCAGTCGCGCCGGCGAAAGCGCTCAAACATTTTTCAGACGACGTCAAGACCGTCAGCATCAAGGCCGCTTACATCGAAGGCCGCATCGTCGATGCCAAAGAGGTCATGGTGCTCGCCTCGCTGCCTTCGAAACAGGAACTGGTTGCGAGACTCGTCGGTTCTCTCGCCTCGCCTCTGCGCGGTTTGGTAACCGTACTTTCAGGAAATCAGAGCGGACTCGTCCGCGTGCTCAATGCTATCCGCGAGCAAAAAGCCGCCGCGGGTTCGAACGCTTAA
- the rplA gene encoding 50S ribosomal protein L1: MRTHGKRFRNLVQAFNPEESFDPAAAVALVKKNANAKFDETIEAHIRLGVDPKKSEQNVRGTVLLPHGTGRNVRVVAFAKGDKAKEAEAAGADFVGEQDLIDKIKGGFADFDVAVATPDMMGPVGSQLGRILAQKMPNPKAGTVSPNIGAAVRDIKAGKVEYRLDKTSIVHTIVGKASFGEEQLAENVATLLDAIIRAKPAASKGTYLRSITLTSTMGPGVKVDPNKVRTTHA; encoded by the coding sequence ATGCGTACGCACGGTAAACGTTTCCGCAACCTCGTTCAGGCGTTTAATCCCGAGGAATCCTTCGATCCGGCTGCGGCGGTCGCGCTCGTGAAGAAGAACGCGAACGCAAAGTTCGACGAGACGATCGAGGCGCACATCCGCCTTGGCGTCGACCCCAAGAAGAGCGAACAGAACGTGCGCGGCACGGTTTTGCTTCCGCACGGCACGGGACGCAACGTGCGCGTCGTCGCGTTCGCCAAGGGCGACAAAGCCAAGGAGGCCGAAGCCGCCGGCGCGGATTTCGTCGGCGAACAGGATCTGATCGATAAAATAAAAGGCGGATTTGCGGACTTCGACGTGGCCGTGGCCACGCCGGACATGATGGGTCCGGTCGGTTCGCAACTCGGCCGTATCCTGGCGCAGAAGATGCCCAATCCAAAAGCCGGTACGGTGTCGCCGAACATCGGCGCGGCCGTGCGCGACATCAAGGCGGGTAAGGTCGAGTACCGGTTGGACAAAACGTCGATCGTTCACACGATCGTGGGCAAAGCGAGCTTCGGTGAGGAGCAACTGGCCGAGAACGTCGCGACGCTGCTCGACGCGATTATTCGCGCCAAGCCGGCTGCCTCGAAGGGCACCTATCTGCGCAGCATCACGCTGACCAGCACGATGGGGCCCGGCGTCAAAGTCGACCCGAATAAGGTCCGCACGACGCACGCCTAG
- the rplK gene encoding 50S ribosomal protein L11 has translation MAKKVVGKIGLQIPAGKATPAPPIGPALGPYSLNIMDFCKQYNERTASQSGMIIPVEITVYEDRTFTFITKTPPASFLIKQAAKIESGSKEPNRDKVGKLTQSQVEEIAKVKMPDLNANDIEMAKRIIAGTARSMGVEVES, from the coding sequence ATGGCAAAAAAAGTTGTAGGCAAAATCGGCCTGCAAATTCCGGCCGGCAAGGCCACCCCGGCGCCGCCCATCGGGCCCGCGCTCGGTCCGTACAGTTTGAACATCATGGACTTCTGCAAGCAGTACAACGAACGTACCGCCTCGCAGTCGGGCATGATCATTCCAGTCGAGATCACCGTCTACGAAGATCGAACGTTCACGTTCATCACGAAGACGCCGCCCGCGTCATTCCTCATCAAGCAAGCCGCCAAGATCGAGTCGGGATCGAAAGAACCGAATCGCGATAAAGTCGGCAAGCTGACGCAATCGCAAGTCGAAGAGATCGCCAAGGTGAAGATGCCGGATCTCAACGCCAACGACATCGAGATGGCCAAGCGGATCATCGCCGGAACGGCGCGTTCGATGGGCGTGGAGGTGGAGAGCTAA
- a CDS encoding VOC family protein: MKPYVGTVSIKVKDLDRAKAFFIDNFGWVCTADVTNGDYRWVSVAPSESGQTSIHLSKDDGAGESTNVMIECDDVVKTAETLKAKGAEITQAPIVEAWGGAAAFKDSEGNEFRLHHAAK; encoded by the coding sequence ATGAAGCCTTACGTTGGAACGGTTTCGATCAAGGTCAAAGATCTGGACCGCGCCAAGGCGTTTTTTATAGACAACTTCGGCTGGGTTTGCACCGCCGACGTAACGAACGGCGATTACCGCTGGGTAAGCGTCGCTCCCAGTGAAAGCGGCCAAACGAGCATCCATCTGTCGAAAGATGACGGTGCCGGCGAATCGACCAACGTGATGATCGAATGCGACGACGTCGTGAAAACGGCCGAAACGCTCAAAGCCAAAGGCGCGGAGATTACGCAAGCGCCGATCGTGGAAGCTTGGGGCGGTGCGGCTGCGTTCAAGGATTCTGAGGGCAACGAGTTCCGGCTGCACCACGCCGCCAAGTAG
- the nusG gene encoding transcription termination/antitermination protein NusG, which produces MIHTYSGYENKVKANLERRIHSMAMQDKIFRVLVPMEDEVEFKDGKRKITPKKVFPGYVLVEMDMDDQSWYVVRNTSGVTGFVGSPGAGEKPVPLQDKEVKTILKQMGIETPKLKIDFKKGDRVKVTSGPFFDFTGLIDEIQPEKEKVRALISIFGRETPVELEFYQIEKV; this is translated from the coding sequence GTGATTCACACGTATTCGGGTTACGAGAACAAGGTCAAGGCCAATCTCGAACGCCGCATCCACTCGATGGCGATGCAGGACAAAATTTTCCGCGTGCTGGTTCCGATGGAAGACGAAGTCGAGTTCAAAGACGGCAAGCGCAAGATCACGCCAAAAAAAGTTTTTCCCGGTTATGTGCTGGTTGAAATGGACATGGATGACCAGTCATGGTACGTCGTCCGCAACACCTCAGGCGTAACGGGCTTCGTCGGCAGTCCCGGCGCGGGCGAAAAACCTGTGCCGCTGCAAGATAAAGAAGTCAAAACGATCCTCAAGCAGATGGGCATCGAAACGCCCAAACTGAAGATCGATTTCAAGAAGGGCGATCGCGTCAAGGTGACGTCGGGACCGTTCTTCGACTTCACCGGCCTTATCGACGAGATTCAGCCGGAGAAGGAAAAAGTGCGCGCGCTCATCTCGATCTTCGGCCGCGAAACGCCGGTCGAACTCGAGTTCTATCAGATCGAGAAAGTCTGA
- the secE gene encoding preprotein translocase subunit SecE gives MSKVPAPTSGNRPNPREFVRGVWLELRRVTWPTREEWISATVLTVVLVIAVGLYTYSCDWIFALIFSWVHPVAS, from the coding sequence ATGAGTAAAGTACCGGCACCCACTTCCGGCAATCGGCCGAATCCGCGCGAATTCGTTCGCGGCGTTTGGCTCGAGCTGCGCCGGGTGACGTGGCCGACGCGGGAAGAGTGGATCTCCGCCACCGTGCTGACGGTCGTGCTGGTCATTGCCGTCGGATTGTACACGTACTCTTGCGATTGGATTTTTGCCCTCATCTTTAGTTGGGTCCACCCGGTGGCGTCATGA
- the rpmG gene encoding 50S ribosomal protein L33 produces MAKKENRVMVVMACTECKRRNYNTFKNKQKTTERLELSKYCRFCRCHRAHKETK; encoded by the coding sequence GTGGCAAAAAAAGAGAATCGTGTGATGGTTGTGATGGCGTGCACGGAGTGCAAACGCCGCAACTACAACACGTTCAAAAACAAACAGAAAACTACTGAACGGCTTGAGTTGAGCAAATACTGCCGTTTTTGCCGCTGCCACCGGGCGCACAAAGAGACGAAGTAG
- a CDS encoding GAF domain-containing protein — MQTIDYDLLERQVRGLLEDERDFIANASNFSAFVYTELPGINWAGFYLPASDGLVLGPFGGKPACTRLPKGQGVCNRAFSELRTVVVDDVSAIADHIYCDSASRSEMVVPLIVNGVARGVFDLDSPELARFQPADQAGIERLVACFLDTTSI; from the coding sequence GTGCAAACCATCGATTACGACCTGCTCGAGCGGCAAGTCCGCGGACTACTCGAAGACGAGCGCGACTTTATCGCAAATGCCTCCAATTTCTCGGCCTTCGTGTACACGGAGCTGCCGGGCATCAACTGGGCGGGCTTCTACTTGCCGGCAAGCGACGGTTTGGTGCTGGGACCCTTCGGGGGCAAACCGGCGTGCACGCGGCTTCCGAAAGGGCAGGGCGTCTGCAATCGCGCCTTCAGCGAGCTGCGAACGGTCGTCGTGGATGACGTAAGCGCCATCGCGGATCACATTTACTGCGATTCGGCCTCGCGCTCGGAGATGGTCGTGCCACTAATCGTCAACGGCGTCGCGCGCGGCGTCTTCGATCTCGACAGCCCGGAGCTAGCGCGGTTTCAACCGGCGGATCAAGCGGGAATCGAACGGCTCGTCGCGTGCTTCTTGGACACTACCTCGATATAA
- a CDS encoding DUF1259 domain-containing protein, with product MPAALAAASPTLDTAAISGALGRSGQTMDGGVYRVSFPRSDLHVKIGSTTLLPGFALGGYAAFIGRDQGVLAVGDLVLVESEIQPVMQALEQSGFQITALHNHLRGESPHVMYMHFMVSGDAGTIAKALRAALALSKTPLGPVAASVPKVLAFQDAIESGLGRKGKISGSVLSFSIPRMETISMNGTTVPPAAGVATAINFEDAGGGNVATTGDFVLLGSEVPAVENALLANGIQITALHHHMLEDAPHLYYMHFWAVGPPSRLATALAQALSHANVKT from the coding sequence TTGCCCGCCGCTCTCGCCGCCGCCTCGCCCACCTTGGACACAGCCGCCATTAGCGGCGCCCTAGGGCGTTCGGGACAGACGATGGACGGCGGCGTCTACCGGGTTTCGTTTCCGCGAAGCGACCTGCACGTCAAAATCGGTTCGACGACGCTCTTGCCGGGCTTTGCGCTCGGCGGATATGCCGCGTTCATCGGGCGAGACCAGGGTGTGCTCGCGGTCGGCGATTTGGTGCTTGTCGAGAGCGAAATTCAGCCGGTGATGCAAGCCCTGGAGCAGTCGGGGTTTCAGATTACCGCGCTGCACAACCATCTGCGCGGCGAAAGCCCGCACGTGATGTACATGCATTTCATGGTCAGCGGCGATGCAGGTACCATCGCGAAAGCACTGCGAGCGGCGCTGGCACTTTCGAAGACGCCGCTCGGCCCTGTTGCTGCGTCCGTACCGAAGGTGCTCGCATTTCAAGACGCGATCGAATCCGGACTTGGCCGGAAAGGCAAGATCTCGGGCAGCGTTCTTTCTTTTAGCATTCCGCGAATGGAAACGATTAGCATGAACGGGACCACGGTGCCGCCGGCTGCAGGTGTCGCGACCGCAATAAACTTTGAGGACGCGGGCGGCGGAAATGTGGCAACCACCGGTGATTTCGTTCTACTCGGCAGCGAGGTACCCGCTGTCGAAAACGCCTTGCTCGCGAATGGTATACAGATAACGGCGCTGCATCACCACATGCTCGAAGACGCGCCTCACCTGTATTACATGCACTTCTGGGCAGTAGGTCCGCCCTCGCGCCTCGCCACCGCGCTCGCACAAGCGCTATCGCACGCCAACGTAAAGACATGA
- a CDS encoding chromate resistance protein ChrB domain-containing protein, whose protein sequence is MKFVTRERAKVDRIACPWLIRRFVDPHAEFLFVPPNEVQDVASREGAMPFDVEDVELGHSGPYCSFDAVIRKYDLRDPALAQMAPIVRGADTSDRQLTPESAGLYAIASGFQALVPQVLADDHASLEAQFPMYDALYEYCRSTVN, encoded by the coding sequence ATGAAGTTTGTTACTCGCGAGCGCGCCAAGGTCGATCGAATTGCGTGTCCTTGGCTCATTCGGCGGTTCGTGGATCCACATGCTGAATTTTTGTTCGTGCCGCCCAACGAAGTTCAGGACGTGGCGAGCCGCGAAGGCGCCATGCCGTTCGACGTGGAGGACGTGGAACTCGGACATTCCGGCCCATACTGCTCTTTCGATGCAGTCATCAGGAAGTACGACCTTCGCGATCCCGCGTTAGCACAGATGGCGCCGATCGTTCGCGGAGCCGATACGTCCGATCGACAGCTGACGCCCGAATCGGCCGGCTTGTATGCAATCGCCTCCGGCTTTCAGGCGCTCGTTCCGCAGGTTCTGGCCGACGATCACGCGTCGTTAGAGGCACAGTTCCCGATGTACGATGCACTTTACGAGTACTGCCGCTCAACGGTGAATTGA
- a CDS encoding MFS transporter has translation MKLRLHRDLTILLLAVFLIATAEESWWRFVPVYLRSLGAPIAGIAAYGALSDFLDAVYQLPGGVFAATAGYRRALTAFNLLAVAGYVVFAVATRWWVLLLALPLIMSWRSFSLPATFSMIADAMPSGERSLGFAYQSIVRRIPLAVAPVIGGIVLTAIGLAHGMRILLFAGAAVGICAVLLQMRYRLMPPQPPALARLFQELTHLDRRLKQLLFADILVRFGQGIGEVFIVIYVIGVVREPPSMFGWLVAIAMLTSLFLYIPVARIADRYGRGIWIALTYAFFALFPLVLGLAASPWLLIVAFFLMGLREIGEPARKSLIVDLARTDRQSVDVGAYYLARGLAVFPASFAGGALWRISPQATFFGAAVLAAAGTVYFSASLLRNARIRSRPV, from the coding sequence TTGAAACTCCGCCTTCATCGCGACCTCACGATACTGCTGCTGGCGGTCTTTCTTATCGCCACAGCGGAGGAGTCGTGGTGGCGTTTCGTGCCGGTCTATTTGCGATCGCTGGGGGCGCCTATAGCGGGAATCGCCGCATATGGCGCCCTCTCGGATTTCTTGGATGCCGTCTACCAACTGCCCGGTGGCGTCTTCGCTGCGACCGCGGGGTACCGCCGTGCGCTCACGGCCTTCAACCTACTGGCGGTTGCGGGCTATGTCGTTTTCGCGGTTGCCACGCGATGGTGGGTGCTTCTTCTTGCCTTGCCGCTGATAATGTCGTGGCGCAGCTTCTCGCTGCCGGCGACGTTCTCAATGATTGCCGATGCAATGCCCTCCGGCGAGCGCAGTCTCGGCTTTGCCTATCAATCCATCGTGCGCCGGATTCCGCTCGCCGTCGCTCCGGTAATAGGCGGAATCGTGCTGACCGCGATCGGGCTCGCGCACGGGATGCGCATTCTACTTTTCGCCGGAGCAGCCGTGGGAATTTGCGCAGTGCTACTGCAGATGCGCTATCGCCTCATGCCGCCTCAACCGCCGGCCTTGGCTAGGCTATTTCAAGAACTCACACATCTCGATCGAAGGCTCAAACAACTGCTCTTCGCGGACATCCTTGTACGTTTCGGTCAAGGCATCGGCGAGGTGTTCATCGTTATCTACGTCATCGGCGTTGTTCGCGAACCTCCATCAATGTTCGGTTGGCTCGTGGCAATCGCCATGCTCACCTCACTCTTCCTCTACATTCCGGTCGCACGAATTGCCGACCGGTACGGGCGGGGAATCTGGATCGCACTGACCTATGCATTTTTTGCGCTTTTCCCCTTAGTGCTCGGACTCGCCGCTTCGCCGTGGCTGCTTATCGTCGCGTTCTTCTTGATGGGATTACGCGAAATCGGAGAACCGGCCCGTAAGTCGCTGATCGTAGATCTTGCTCGCACTGACCGGCAAAGCGTCGATGTCGGAGCCTACTATCTCGCACGCGGGCTTGCTGTCTTCCCGGCGTCCTTTGCCGGCGGTGCGCTCTGGCGCATTTCCCCGCAAGCAACGTTTTTTGGCGCTGCGGTCTTGGCGGCGGCGGGAACGGTCTACTTCAGCGCGTCGCTGTTGCGCAACGCGCGGATCCGATCAAGGCCGGTGTAA